The stretch of DNA ATATGAATACCTACATAATCTAATTTGATGTCTTTTGTATAGGCTTCAGGTTTAAAAAATAAAGTAGCTATTTTAAAATGTTTTACTCCTTTTTCTTTAAAAATATGTTTCAATTCTTCAACTGTATTACCAGTATCTACAATATCTTCTACAATAATTACACTTCTTCCTTCTAAATCTTGATTTAGTCCAATTAATTGTTTTACGTTGTTAGTCGATTGTATTCCCTCATATGAAGATAATTTTACAAATTCTACTTCACACGGTTGGCTATAATATTTCATCAAATCCGACAAAAACATAAATGAACCATTTAAAATTCCAACAAAAATTGGAACCTCATCGTAAAAATCGTCTTCTATTTGCTTAGCTAAGTTTTGAATAGCATAATCTAGCTCCTTTTCTGAGATAAAAGCTTCGAAATGTTTATCGTGTAGTTGAATCACTTGTGTTGTTTTTTAAAAATAAACAACAAATTTAAGGAAGTAAGCTGTATTTATTTGTAACACATTATACTTTTTTTGCAAATTAGGTATATTTACATCATGTTAACCGAATTAGAAATTAAGTTATTAGAAAGCGATGCGCACAGAACAAGTCGAATAAGCGCTTGCAACTATGCAATTCGTAAAGAAAAAATTGAGGAATTAACGCAGATTGCATTTAATCTTTATCATCAAAGTCATGTTATGGCATTTTGGACACTTGAATTTGTTTGTGAAAAAAAATTAAAATCGTTTGTCCCTTTTATTAATTCATTTTGTGAAGTTTTACCAACTTTAAAAAATGATTCCGCAATTCGTCCTGCAACAAAAATTTGTTTTTTCTTAGCTAAAAGTAACCATCGAAAAAATGGTATTTCACTTACTCATGATCAAGAACATAATCTTATTGAAACTCTAATTGACCGACTCATTCAGGATGAAAAAGTTGCAGCTAAAGTGTATTGTATGAAAGCTCTTTTTGTTTTTGGAAAAAAGTACGACTGGATTAACAATGAATTGAAAGAAATTTTAGTTCAAGACTTTCCAAATCATTCAGCAGCATATAAATCGGCGTCAAGAAATTTACTTAAGAAACTCAACAAATAACAAATTGTTAATTATCAATTGTTAATTATCAATTGTCTAAGTATCTTTGCAGACAAACAACACATAACTAATGAACTATTTTTCATCAGACTTTAAATTAGGTATTTTAGGTGGAGGGCAATTAGGAAAAATGCTACTTACCGAAACAAGAAAATTCGACATTCAAACTTTAGTAATCGACCCAAGTGAAGAAGCTCCTTCACGTTTTGGTTGTAATGCTTTTTACAGAGGAAGCATTGTTGATTATGATACTGTTTACCAATTTGGGCAAATGGTAGATGTTTTAACTATAGAAATAGAAAATGTAAATTTAGATGCATTAGACGCTTTAGAAGCTGAAGGAAAAAAAGTTTTTCCATCGCCTAAAACTATTCGTTTAATTCAAAATAAAGGAAAACAAAAAGACTTTTACGTTAAAAACAACATTCCTACCTCAAAACACTTGCGTTTTGTTGGTCTAGATGATTTAAGAGAAAGTTTAGCTAAAGATGAGATTGAATTTCCTTTTGTTTGGAAAAGTGCTACTGGTGGTTATGATGGAAATGGCGTTAAAATTTGTCGTTCAACACTAGATTTAGTTAATCTCCCAGATGTAGAATGTATTGCGGAAGATATGGTTCCGTTTAAAAATGAATTAGCAGTAATAGTGACTAGAAGCGAATCGGGAGAAGTTAAAACTTATCCTGTTGTTGAAATGGAATTTCACCCAGAAGCTAACCAAGTGGAATATGTAATTTGTCCGGCTCGTATAGATGAAAAAGTTGCTCAAAAAGCACAAGAAGTTGCTTTAAAAGTTTCAGAAGCTTTTCAACATGTAGGATTATTAGCTGTTGAAATGTTTCAAACAGAAGATGATGAAATATTGGTTAACGAAGTTGCTCCAAGACCACACAATTCGGGACATTATTCTATTGAGGCAAGTTATACTTCTCAATTTGAAAATCATATTCGTGCAATTTTAAATTTACCATTAGGAAACACAGATAGTAAAGTAGCTGGAATTATGGTTAATTTAGTTGGAGAAGAAGGTTTCAACGGACAAGTAGTTTATGAAAACATTGAAAAAATCATGGCAATTGATGGCGTAACACCACACATTTATGGAAAACGTGAAACACGACCTTTCCGTAAAATGGGACACGTAACTATTGTTAATGAAAACATGACAGAAGCCAGACGTATTGCTGAAGAAGTCAAGAATAGTATTCGAGTGATTAGTACTCAGTAGTTAGTGTCTAGTCGAAGTAAGTAGTATATGTCATTAGCTTTGCTCAGTTCGGCTTTGCCTCGAGTCTGAACAAAGTGAAGAATCTCATAATTTCAAAACAATAAACAACAAACCATAAACAACAAAAATGAGTAAAGTAGCCGTAGTAATGGGAAGCATTTCGGATATGCCGGTAATGCAAGATGCCATAGAAATATTAAAAGGATTCGATATTGAAGTAGAAGTTGATATCGTTTCTGCACATAGAACACCGGAAAAATTAGTAGATTTTAGCAGTAATGCACATAACAGAGGAATTTCTGTAATTATTGCTGGAGCCGGTGGCGCTGCACATTTACCTGGAATGGTTGCTTCTATGAGTCCGCTTCCTGTAATTGGTGTTCCAGTAAAATCGAGTAATTCAATTGATGGTTGGGATTCAGTTTTATCTATTTTACAAATGCCAGGCGGAGTTCCTGTAGCAACTGTTGCATTAAACGGAGCAAAAAATGCTGGAATTTTAGCCGCTCAAATTATTGGTTCAAATGACAAATGCGTTTTAGATAAAATTGTAGCTTATAAAGAAGGATTAAAACATGCGGTTTTGAAAGCTGCCGAGGATTTGAAAAACTCATAAAAACAGAAACCCCAACCGAAGTTGGGGAAATCTATTCACAATTAAGTGACAACTATAAAAAAAATTCTACTCTTTCAGGGCAAATAAGGAATGACTCTCACATCATTTCATCGACAAAATTATACACTTTATCGGTAAAAACAAATTTTTTATGCTATTTTTAGTAAACTTTAACACAAAATATCAAACTACACCGTTTTCGCAAATTAAGTTGTCAGATTATAAAGACAATTTTAAAGCGTGTATAGAACTAGCTAAATCTGAGATTGATCAAATTATTCAAAATTCAGATGAGCCAACTTTCGAAAATTGTATTGCTGCCTTAGATTTTTCAGGTCAACAATTAGATCGTTTATCAAGTACTTTTTTTAACTTAAATTCAGCAGAAACTTGTGATGAAATGCAAAAAATTGCACAAGAAGTTTCGCCTTGGTTAACTGAATTTAGTAACGACATTACTTTAAACGAAAATTTGTTCCAAAAAATCAAAGCAGTTTACGACAAAAAAGATACTTTAAATTTAACTACTGAACAACAAACACTTCTTGATAAAAAATACAAAGGTTTTGTTCGAAATGGTGCTTTATTAAATGAAGAACAAAAAACAAAACTTCGCGAAATTGATACTCAATTAGCGAAATTAAAACTAACTTTTGGCGAAAATGTTTTGGCAGAAACCAATAATTACCAACTTCATGTTACTAATGAAGATGATTTACAAGGTTTGCCAGAAGGCGCAAAAGAAGCTGCAGCAGATTTGGCGAGAAGTAAAAATGTAGAAGGTTGGATTTTTACATTAGATTTTCCAAGTTATTTACCTTTTATTACTTATGTTGACAATCGTGAATTGCGTAAAGAAATTTCTATTGCTTACGGGAAAAAAGCGTTTCAAAATAATGAGTTCGATAACCAACAAAATGTAAAAGACATTGTCCGTTTACGCCACGAGCGCGCTAACTTATTAGGTTATAAATCACATGCCGATTTTGTTTTAGAAGAACGAATGGCAAAAAATCCAGAAAAAGTAAAAACGTTTTTGAATGATTTATTGGAAAAAGCAAAACCTGCAGCCGATAAAGAGTTTGCTGAATTATCTGCTTTTGCAAAAGAATTAGATGGAATTGAGCAATTAGAAAAATGGGACAGCGCGTATTATTCGGAAAAATTGAAACAGAAAAAATTCAATTTAGACGATGAAAAGCTAAAACCATATTTCAAATTAGAGAATGTTTTAAACGGAGCATTTACAATTGCTGAAAAATTATATGGCATTACCTTCAAGGAGGTTTTTGATATCGATAAATATCACGAAGATGTAAAAACCTATGAAGGATTAGATTTTGAAAATAATTTAGTTGCTGTTTTTTACGCCGATTTCTTCCCTAGAAAAGGAAAAAGAAATGGAGCTTGGATGACTTCATTTAAATCACAATATATTAAAGACGGAATCAATGAGCGTCCACATATTTCGAACGTTTGCAACTTTACACCACCAACAAAAACGAAGCCTTCACTCCTAACCTTTAACGAAGTAACTACTTTGTTTCACGAATTTGGTCATGGGTTACACGGCATGTTAGCCAACACAACCTATCCAAGTTTATCGGGAACTTCTGTATTTTGGGACTTTGTAGAATTACCAAGTCAGGTGATGGAAAACTGGTGCTACCAACCCGAAGCATTAGCTTTATTTGCAAAGCATTATGAAACAGGCGAAATTATTCCGCAAGAATATGTAGAAAAAATTAAAGAAAGTGCCAACTTTTTAGAAGGATTAGCAACCGTTCGCCAATTGAGTTTTGGATTATTAGACATGGCGTATCATGGAAAATCGCAAACAATTGACGATGTAAAAGCATTTGAATTGGCTGCTTTTGAAAGCACAAAATTATATCCGGATGTTGCCGAAAATTGTATGAGTACTTCATTTTCGCACATTTTCCAAGGCGGTTATTCTTCTGGATATTACAGTTACAAATGGGCTGAAGTTTTGGATGCTGATGCTTTTGCTTATTTTGAAGAGAAAGGAATTTTCAACAAAGAAGTAGCAACCAAGTTTAAAGAATATATCCTTTCTAAAGGCGGAACAGAACATCCTATGGAATTGTATAAAAAATTCAGAGGTCACGAACCTACACCAGATGCTTTGTTGAAACGTGCTGGGTTGATTTAACAAATAGAATTTTAAATAATAGAAGCCGAAGCAAATTAAACTTCGGTTTCTATTATGATATCAATAATAACACTAACCAAAAAACGGGTAAACTTTCAACCCAAAAGAAGTATAATATTTATTTCTTTTTTTGGAAGCATAATAAGTAAAAAGACCAAGGATTATAGAAAAAACTAAATTTATTAAAAACACTTTTAATGTAAACTCTGGTTTCAATAAGTCTAATAAAATAAAAACAACAAGTAAAATATATGCCAAAAATTTAGTCTTCTTCTCTCCTAGTTGTTGAGGAATCGTTTTTAAATACAAATCGTCGAACTGTAAATCCACAATTTCAAAAATCAGCATTAAAACGAAGACTAAAATAAACCGTTGTAAACTTTTTAAAACTACAAGAATATCAATTGGATAATGTGCATTTATAACTGGAAGCCAAACGGTTACTGCAACCCAAGCTACTGCAACCAAAAATATTTTAATTCCGCTCCAATTTCTCATGTTTGATTTATTTGGAATGAAGGGAATCGTATATAAAACTGTTAAAAACAAAGCTCCTATTCCTAATAGTTTTGTTATGGTTTCAAGTTGCCAAAAATAATAGAGCGTAATCCAGAAACAAATAAAACTCAATCCAATTATAGCTTTAAATCGTTTGGAAAGCGCTACTCTTCTCACTCGAACTAATTCGTCATATTTTATAAAATTATACCCTACAATAGTACCGTAGAAACCAAAATAAGCTACGGGTTCATCATATGCCAAATTTAATTTTAAAAATGTAATTCGAATAAGTGCATAAACAGCAAAAGCAACATGTAAACTGCTTTCAATATAAAAGTCGAGAAGTTTGTAGAAGTACTTCATTTAGCAAAAATAATGAATGTGTTAATAACAAGCCGATTTTGTTCAAAAAATAACAAAAATTAGAACTTTAAAAAGAAATTATTACAAGATTAATAATTACATTTGCGTACCAAAATAACAACACAAACATTAGACCCTATTTATTTGTAAATGAGAACAGATGCTTTTGCTTTAAGACACATTGGGCCAAGAGAAACTGACCTAGAACACATGTTCAAAACAATTGGTGTTACTAACATGGACCAATTACTTTACGAAACTTTTCCAGACGGAATTCGTTTAAAAAAAGATTTAACACTTGCTCCTGCCATGACCGAATATGAGTACGCAACTCACATCATGGAATTAGGTAAAAAAAATAAAGTTTTCAAATCGTATATTGGTTTAGGGTACCACCCAACAATAGTTCCCGCTCCTATCCAAAGAAACATCTTTGAAAATCCAGGTTGGTACACTGCTTACACGCCTTACCAAGCTGAAATTGCACAAGGACGATTAGAAGCTATTTTAAATTTCCAAACTATGGTTATTGAATTAACAGGAATGGAAATTGCTAACGCTTCTTTATTAGACGAAGGTACAGCTGCCGCTGAAGCAATGGCTTTATTATTTGACGTTAGAACAAGAGATCAAAAGAAAAATAATGTAAATAAATTTTTCGTTTCTGAAGAAATATTACCACAAACTTTATCGGTTTTACAAACACGTTCAACTCCAATAGGAATAGAATTAGTTGTAGGCAACCATGAAGATTTCGATTTTTCAAACGATTTTTTTGGAGCTATCCTACAATATCCTGGAAAATACGGACAAGTAAATGATTACAGTGCTTTTATAGCTAAAGCTACTGAAAACGAAATTAAAGTTGCTGTTGCTGCTGATATTTTATCATTAGCTACTTTAACATCACCAGGTGAAATGGGTGCTTCAGTGGTTGTAGGTACTACGCAACGTTTTGGTATACCAATGGGTTATGGCGGACCGCACGCGGCTTACTTTGCTACTAAAGAAGAATACAAACGTTCAATGCCAGGTCGTATCATTGGTGTTTCAATCGATGCAAACGGAAACAGTGCATTACGTATGGCTTTAGGTACTCGTGAGCAACACATCAAGCGTGAAAAAGCAACTTCAAACATCTGTACTGCTCAAGTATTATTAGCGGTTATGGCTGGTATGTATGCGGTTTACCACGGGCCAAAAGGATTACAATACATCGCAAATAAAGTACATGCTTCAGCTGTAACAACTTCAGATGCTTTAAATAAATTAGGTATTTACCAAACGAATTCAGCTTTCTTCGATACAATTTTAGTAAAAGCTGACGCTCAAAAAGTAAAAGCTGTTGCTGAAAGAAATGAAGTTAACTTCTTTTATGTAGATGCAGAAACTATTTCGATCTCATTCAACGAAACAACTTCTATCAACGATATCAACCAAATCATCGCGATTTTTGCTGAAGCTACAGGTAAAGAAGCTTTCACAGTTACTGAATTATCAACTGCTAGCCAATTACCCGGTTCTTTAGAGAGAACGTCGTCTTTCTTAACCCACGATGTATTCAACAACCATCACTCTGAAAGTCAGTTGATGCGTTATATTAAAAAATTAGAGCGTAAAGATTTATCATTGAACCATTCAATGATTTCTTTAGGTTCTTGTACTATGAAGTTAAATGCTGCTTCTGAAATGTTGCCATTATCAATGCCGAACTGGAACAGCATTCACCCATTTGCTCCAATTGAACAAGCAGAAGGATACATCACAATGCTTAAAAAATTAGAAGAGCAATTAAACGTAATCACAGGATTTGCTGGTACAACGTTACAACCAAACTCAGGAGCTCAAGGAGAATACGCTGGTTTAATGACTATCCGTGCTTACCATATGTCACGCGGTGAAGGCCATAGAAATGTATGTTTAATTCCATCATCAGCACACGGAACAAACCCTGCTTCTGCTGCAATGGCTGGAATGAAAATTATCGTTACCAAAACAACTCCAGAAGGAAACATTGATGTTGAAGATTTAAGAGCAAAAGCTATCGAACACAAAGATGATTTATCTTGTTTAATGGTAACTTATCCTTCAACTCACGGAGTTTACGAATCTTCAATTATCGAAATTACTCAATTAATCCACGATAATGGCGGATTAGTTTATATGGATGGTGCAAATATGAATGCTCAGGTAGGTTTAACTAACCCTGCAACAATTGGCGCTGATCTTTGTCACTTAAACTTACACAAGACTTTCGCTATCCCTCATGGTGGTGGTGGACCTGGAGTTGGACCAATCTGTGTGAATGAAAAATTAGTTCCTTTCTTACCAACTAACCCAATCTTAAACGTGGGTGGAGAACAAGCAATCACAGCTATTTCATCTGCTCCTTATGGGTCTGCATTGGTATGTTTAATCTCTTACGGATACATCACTATGATGGGAGCTGAAGGATTAAGAAATGCAACTGAATTTGCTATCTTAAATGCTAATTATATGAAAGCTCGTTTACAAGAACACTACCCTGTTTTATACTCAGGTGAAATGGGAAGAGCTGCTCACGAAATGATTTTAGATTGTCGTGCATTTAAAGAAAAAGGAATTGAAGTGGGTGATATTGCAAAACGATTAATGGATTACGGTTTCCATGCGCCTACTGTATCTTTCCCTGTTGCCGGAACATTAATGGTTGAACCAACAGAATCTGAAGATTTAGCTGAATTAGATCGTTTTTGTGACGCTATGATTTCGATTAGAAAAGAAATTGAGGAAAGTACTAAAGATGAAGCTAATAATGTATTAAAAAATGCTCCTCATACATTAGCAATGTTAACAGCTAATACTTGGGAATTCCCTTATTCTAGAGAAAAGGCAGCTTACCCATTAGACTATATTGCTGAGAATAAATTTTGGCCTTCTGTACGTAGAGTAGATGATGCTTACGGAGACAGAAACTTAGTTTGTTCTTGTGCTCCAATTGAAGCGTATATGTAATTCAGTAGTTAGTCACTAGTAATTAGTGATCAGTATAATATTAATTGTCATTTCGAACAAAGTGAGAAATCCCATAAAAATAATGCGATTTTTCAACCGAGTAAATTCGGTTTCGAAATGACAATTTTCTTTTTAAGAGATTTAAAATGAAAGACATTCAAACCAGAGAAGATATAATTTTAGTGATGCGAAAGTTTTACGATAAACTTTTAGCAGACGATTCGATTAGTTTTTTCTTCACGAAAGTGACTTTAGTTGACCAACATTTAGAAGAACACTTTGAAATATTAGCTACATTTTGGGAGCAATCTTTGTTTTTAAAAGGCGGTTATTACAACAATATGTTTTCGATTCATAAAGAGGTTCACGACAAGCATGCTTTTTCAAAAGAGCATTTTAATACTTGGCTATCACATTTTAATTCTACGATAGAAGAGAATTTTATTGGCCCTTATGCCGAACAAATGAAAACTCAAGCTTTAAGCATGGCAACTATTATGCAGATTAAATTCCAATGATTTTTACATCTATTTTTACCTTTTTGATATTTTTACTCATAAAAAAATAACAAATTCATAATTATACTCAAAAAGTAGACTTTTTTAAAAGAGAGCATTTGATTAATAAGTAATTTAGATTATCAAATTACTAATTTAATTATGAATATTAAAATAACTGGCTCTGGATCATATATCCCAACTGAGAGAGTAACCAACCATGACTTTGCTCAGCATAACTTTTTAAATGAAGATGGCTCACAATTTCCTCAACCAAATGAAGTTGTGGCTCGAAAGTTTTTAGAAATTACTGGTATCGAAGAAAGACGATACGTAACCGATAATTTATTAGCTTCTGATATTGGTGCAATTGCAGCACAAAGAGCTATAGAAGATGCAAAAATTGACCCTGAAACATTAGATTATATCATTTTAGCACACAATTTTGGTGACGTTAAAAAAGGCGCTATTCAATCTGATATTTTACCAAGTTTAGCTTCACGTGTTAAACATAGTCTTAA from Flavobacterium haoranii encodes:
- a CDS encoding 5-(carboxyamino)imidazole ribonucleotide synthase, which codes for MNYFSSDFKLGILGGGQLGKMLLTETRKFDIQTLVIDPSEEAPSRFGCNAFYRGSIVDYDTVYQFGQMVDVLTIEIENVNLDALDALEAEGKKVFPSPKTIRLIQNKGKQKDFYVKNNIPTSKHLRFVGLDDLRESLAKDEIEFPFVWKSATGGYDGNGVKICRSTLDLVNLPDVECIAEDMVPFKNELAVIVTRSESGEVKTYPVVEMEFHPEANQVEYVICPARIDEKVAQKAQEVALKVSEAFQHVGLLAVEMFQTEDDEILVNEVAPRPHNSGHYSIEASYTSQFENHIRAILNLPLGNTDSKVAGIMVNLVGEEGFNGQVVYENIEKIMAIDGVTPHIYGKRETRPFRKMGHVTIVNENMTEARRIAEEVKNSIRVISTQ
- the purE gene encoding 5-(carboxyamino)imidazole ribonucleotide mutase, which produces MSKVAVVMGSISDMPVMQDAIEILKGFDIEVEVDIVSAHRTPEKLVDFSSNAHNRGISVIIAGAGGAAHLPGMVASMSPLPVIGVPVKSSNSIDGWDSVLSILQMPGGVPVATVALNGAKNAGILAAQIIGSNDKCVLDKIVAYKEGLKHAVLKAAEDLKNS
- a CDS encoding M3 family metallopeptidase, coding for MLFLVNFNTKYQTTPFSQIKLSDYKDNFKACIELAKSEIDQIIQNSDEPTFENCIAALDFSGQQLDRLSSTFFNLNSAETCDEMQKIAQEVSPWLTEFSNDITLNENLFQKIKAVYDKKDTLNLTTEQQTLLDKKYKGFVRNGALLNEEQKTKLREIDTQLAKLKLTFGENVLAETNNYQLHVTNEDDLQGLPEGAKEAAADLARSKNVEGWIFTLDFPSYLPFITYVDNRELRKEISIAYGKKAFQNNEFDNQQNVKDIVRLRHERANLLGYKSHADFVLEERMAKNPEKVKTFLNDLLEKAKPAADKEFAELSAFAKELDGIEQLEKWDSAYYSEKLKQKKFNLDDEKLKPYFKLENVLNGAFTIAEKLYGITFKEVFDIDKYHEDVKTYEGLDFENNLVAVFYADFFPRKGKRNGAWMTSFKSQYIKDGINERPHISNVCNFTPPTKTKPSLLTFNEVTTLFHEFGHGLHGMLANTTYPSLSGTSVFWDFVELPSQVMENWCYQPEALALFAKHYETGEIIPQEYVEKIKESANFLEGLATVRQLSFGLLDMAYHGKSQTIDDVKAFELAAFESTKLYPDVAENCMSTSFSHIFQGGYSSGYYSYKWAEVLDADAFAYFEEKGIFNKEVATKFKEYILSKGGTEHPMELYKKFRGHEPTPDALLKRAGLI
- a CDS encoding UbiA prenyltransferase family protein, giving the protein MKYFYKLLDFYIESSLHVAFAVYALIRITFLKLNLAYDEPVAYFGFYGTIVGYNFIKYDELVRVRRVALSKRFKAIIGLSFICFWITLYYFWQLETITKLLGIGALFLTVLYTIPFIPNKSNMRNWSGIKIFLVAVAWVAVTVWLPVINAHYPIDILVVLKSLQRFILVFVLMLIFEIVDLQFDDLYLKTIPQQLGEKKTKFLAYILLVVFILLDLLKPEFTLKVFLINLVFSIILGLFTYYASKKRNKYYTSFGLKVYPFFG
- the gcvP gene encoding aminomethyl-transferring glycine dehydrogenase, which codes for MRTDAFALRHIGPRETDLEHMFKTIGVTNMDQLLYETFPDGIRLKKDLTLAPAMTEYEYATHIMELGKKNKVFKSYIGLGYHPTIVPAPIQRNIFENPGWYTAYTPYQAEIAQGRLEAILNFQTMVIELTGMEIANASLLDEGTAAAEAMALLFDVRTRDQKKNNVNKFFVSEEILPQTLSVLQTRSTPIGIELVVGNHEDFDFSNDFFGAILQYPGKYGQVNDYSAFIAKATENEIKVAVAADILSLATLTSPGEMGASVVVGTTQRFGIPMGYGGPHAAYFATKEEYKRSMPGRIIGVSIDANGNSALRMALGTREQHIKREKATSNICTAQVLLAVMAGMYAVYHGPKGLQYIANKVHASAVTTSDALNKLGIYQTNSAFFDTILVKADAQKVKAVAERNEVNFFYVDAETISISFNETTSINDINQIIAIFAEATGKEAFTVTELSTASQLPGSLERTSSFLTHDVFNNHHSESQLMRYIKKLERKDLSLNHSMISLGSCTMKLNAASEMLPLSMPNWNSIHPFAPIEQAEGYITMLKKLEEQLNVITGFAGTTLQPNSGAQGEYAGLMTIRAYHMSRGEGHRNVCLIPSSAHGTNPASAAMAGMKIIVTKTTPEGNIDVEDLRAKAIEHKDDLSCLMVTYPSTHGVYESSIIEITQLIHDNGGLVYMDGANMNAQVGLTNPATIGADLCHLNLHKTFAIPHGGGGPGVGPICVNEKLVPFLPTNPILNVGGEQAITAISSAPYGSALVCLISYGYITMMGAEGLRNATEFAILNANYMKARLQEHYPVLYSGEMGRAAHEMILDCRAFKEKGIEVGDIAKRLMDYGFHAPTVSFPVAGTLMVEPTESEDLAELDRFCDAMISIRKEIEESTKDEANNVLKNAPHTLAMLTANTWEFPYSREKAAYPLDYIAENKFWPSVRRVDDAYGDRNLVCSCAPIEAYM
- a CDS encoding group III truncated hemoglobin, which codes for MKDIQTREDIILVMRKFYDKLLADDSISFFFTKVTLVDQHLEEHFEILATFWEQSLFLKGGYYNNMFSIHKEVHDKHAFSKEHFNTWLSHFNSTIEENFIGPYAEQMKTQALSMATIMQIKFQ